A region of Thermovibrio ammonificans HB-1 DNA encodes the following proteins:
- a CDS encoding YraN family protein, with translation MHLQRKGYSIIERNYRCSCGELDLVAYHKESKTLVFVEVKSRKRGGPVNPEEALTKAQANRIKRCAEAFLAETSVSYAEVRFDLIAVELSADGTPLNTVHIEDAF, from the coding sequence CTGCATCTACAGAGGAAAGGCTACTCTATTATCGAGAGAAACTACAGGTGCTCCTGCGGAGAGCTGGACTTAGTGGCCTACCACAAGGAGAGTAAAACCCTCGTATTCGTAGAGGTCAAGTCGAGGAAGCGGGGAGGCCCGGTAAACCCGGAAGAGGCGCTAACGAAAGCCCAGGCAAACCGTATAAAGCGGTGTGCAGAGGCCTTCCTGGCCGAAACTTCCGTCAGCTACGCCGAAGTCAGGTTCGACCTAATAGCCGTTGAACTCTCGGCAGACGGAACTCCTTTAAACACCGTTCACATCGAGGACGCCTTTTAA
- the aroC gene encoding chorismate synthase: MLRFYTAGESHGKGIFAYLEGFPANFPVDFDFINREMARRQKGYGRGGRMKIEKDRVEFLSGVRLGKTLGSPILMAVWNRDYKNWEEVMRPEPGQLPPEKKVTRPRPGHADLPGVLKYGFDDVRNVLERSSARETAGRVAAGALCKDLLRRLGIEVGSFVLSIGSAQVPMEAIEGKSFKELFENAENSQVRIPVSDPEVEETFKREIDGAKAKGESLGGVFVVFATGVPVGLGSHTQWDKRLDGRIAQAIMSIQAIKGVEIGLGFEAARLPGSKVHDEIFYSQERGFYRLTNNAGGIEGGITNGEPIVVKAAMKPIPTLYKPLRSVDIKTKEPFEASVERSDVCAVPAAAVVGEAMLAIVITAALLERYPADSFEELRLLFY, from the coding sequence ATGCTTAGGTTCTACACGGCCGGAGAGAGCCACGGTAAGGGGATTTTCGCCTACCTTGAGGGGTTCCCCGCCAACTTCCCCGTAGACTTCGACTTCATTAATCGGGAGATGGCCCGCCGTCAAAAGGGTTACGGTCGCGGCGGCAGGATGAAGATAGAGAAAGACCGGGTTGAGTTTTTAAGCGGCGTTCGCCTCGGGAAGACTTTGGGCTCTCCCATTCTCATGGCCGTGTGGAACAGGGACTACAAGAACTGGGAAGAGGTTATGAGACCCGAGCCGGGGCAGCTCCCTCCCGAGAAAAAGGTTACCCGCCCGAGACCCGGCCATGCAGACCTCCCCGGCGTTTTAAAGTACGGTTTCGATGATGTGAGGAACGTTCTGGAGCGCTCCTCTGCCCGTGAAACCGCCGGAAGGGTAGCAGCAGGGGCCCTGTGTAAAGACCTACTTCGTAGGCTCGGCATAGAGGTGGGAAGTTTCGTTCTATCTATAGGCTCTGCTCAGGTGCCGATGGAGGCAATAGAGGGTAAGAGCTTCAAAGAACTCTTTGAAAACGCGGAAAACTCCCAGGTCAGAATTCCGGTTTCAGACCCGGAAGTTGAAGAGACGTTCAAAAGGGAGATAGATGGGGCCAAAGCCAAGGGAGAGAGCCTCGGCGGAGTTTTCGTTGTTTTTGCTACCGGCGTTCCTGTGGGGCTCGGGAGCCATACCCAGTGGGATAAGCGTTTAGACGGCAGAATTGCCCAGGCTATAATGTCTATCCAGGCGATTAAGGGTGTTGAGATAGGTTTGGGCTTTGAGGCGGCACGCCTTCCGGGCTCAAAGGTTCACGACGAGATTTTCTACAGCCAAGAGAGGGGCTTTTACAGGCTTACCAACAACGCCGGTGGTATAGAGGGAGGTATAACAAACGGTGAGCCGATAGTTGTAAAGGCTGCTATGAAGCCGATACCCACCCTTTACAAGCCGTTAAGGAGCGTAGATATAAAAACCAAGGAGCCTTTTGAGGCCTCCGTTGAGCGCTCGGATGTGTGTGCGGTTCCGGCAGCCGCCGTTGTCGGCGAGGCAATGCTGGCGATAGTTATTACTGCGGCTCTCCTTGAGCGCTACCCCGCCGACAGCTTTGAGGAGCTCCGTTTGTTATTCTATTAG
- the rplS gene encoding 50S ribosomal protein L19 produces MKAVQEKYIRKDIPEFRVGDTVRVYVKVKEGDKERIQAFEGVVIRKRGGGTDATFTVRKVSYGIGIERTFPLHSPVVDKIEVLKRGIVRRARLYYLRERKGKAARIKERKEWMTKK; encoded by the coding sequence ATGAAGGCTGTTCAGGAGAAATACATCAGGAAAGACATACCCGAGTTCAGGGTCGGAGACACCGTAAGGGTTTACGTTAAAGTTAAGGAAGGGGATAAGGAAAGGATTCAGGCGTTTGAAGGCGTTGTCATCAGGAAAAGGGGCGGCGGAACAGACGCCACCTTCACCGTAAGGAAGGTATCCTACGGTATCGGAATAGAGAGGACCTTCCCCCTTCACTCCCCGGTTGTTGACAAAATAGAGGTTCTCAAGCGCGGTATCGTAAGAAGGGCAAGGCTCTACTACCTCAGGGAGCGTAAAGGTAAAGCTGCCCGCATTAAAGAGAGAAAGGAGTGGATGACCAAGAAATAA
- a CDS encoding YifB family Mg chelatase-like AAA ATPase: MVSKVKSFSTYGVDAIEITVEVDSSKGLPGIIIVGLPDSAVKESKERVRSAITNSGFRFPGKKFTVNLAPAGVRKEGTNLDLPIALGILASLGVVKGEKLNSYLIAGELGLSGELHPVRGTLSAAVLAKEKGLKGVIVPPENASEAALIEGIEAIPVKSLKEAVEFLNGELHSPPVKHSPPEYTANYGVDMAEVVGQLQAKRALEIAAAGKHNVYMVGPPGSGKTMLARRLPTIMPQMSQEEIIETSKIYSVAGLIHQVPVVQRPFRSPHSSASEASIIGGGSSVKPGEVSLAHNGVLFLDELPEFKKSVIEALRQPLEDRIVTVSRASGSFTFPADFLLVAASNPCPCGYYGFSDGVHYCKCTPLQVKRYRSKVSGPIMDRIDLQVTVPAVKPEEFKGDKGESSAKIKERVLKAREIQKKRFKGSKISFNGQMGRKEVKKFCKLTPEAEELLNHAVSTLGLSARAYNRVLKVSRTIADLEGSDKILPHHVAEALSYRE, translated from the coding sequence GTGGTATCCAAGGTAAAGAGCTTTTCTACCTACGGAGTAGACGCAATAGAGATTACGGTTGAGGTCGACTCCTCCAAAGGGCTGCCGGGAATAATAATCGTTGGCCTCCCCGATTCCGCCGTAAAAGAGAGTAAAGAGAGGGTTCGCTCTGCAATAACCAACAGCGGGTTCAGGTTCCCTGGAAAGAAGTTCACCGTAAACTTGGCACCTGCAGGCGTGAGGAAAGAAGGAACGAACCTCGACCTTCCAATAGCTTTAGGGATACTTGCCTCTCTTGGGGTTGTTAAAGGTGAAAAGCTCAACAGCTACCTTATAGCAGGGGAGCTCGGCCTTTCGGGGGAGCTTCACCCGGTTAGGGGAACGCTATCGGCGGCCGTTTTGGCAAAGGAGAAGGGGTTAAAAGGAGTTATAGTCCCTCCGGAGAACGCATCGGAAGCGGCCCTCATAGAAGGGATAGAGGCGATACCGGTAAAAAGCCTAAAAGAGGCAGTGGAGTTTTTAAACGGAGAGCTTCACTCCCCTCCAGTTAAACACTCTCCACCCGAATACACCGCAAACTACGGCGTAGACATGGCAGAAGTGGTGGGCCAGCTTCAGGCAAAAAGGGCCCTTGAGATAGCCGCAGCAGGCAAACACAACGTTTACATGGTGGGCCCGCCGGGCTCGGGCAAGACCATGCTTGCAAGGCGGCTCCCCACAATAATGCCCCAGATGAGCCAAGAAGAAATAATAGAAACGAGCAAAATCTACTCGGTTGCCGGCCTTATCCACCAGGTTCCCGTTGTGCAAAGGCCGTTTCGCTCACCCCACAGCAGTGCATCTGAGGCCTCCATAATAGGAGGGGGAAGTTCAGTAAAGCCCGGAGAGGTAAGCCTTGCCCACAACGGCGTTCTTTTCTTAGACGAGCTTCCCGAGTTTAAAAAGAGTGTAATAGAGGCCCTCAGGCAGCCCCTTGAAGACCGTATAGTAACCGTGTCCCGAGCTTCCGGCTCCTTCACCTTCCCTGCAGACTTCCTCCTTGTAGCGGCAAGCAACCCGTGTCCGTGCGGGTACTACGGTTTTAGCGACGGCGTCCACTACTGCAAATGCACTCCTCTCCAGGTAAAGCGCTACAGGTCTAAGGTTTCCGGCCCTATAATGGATAGGATAGACCTCCAGGTAACCGTTCCCGCCGTTAAGCCCGAAGAGTTCAAAGGAGATAAAGGAGAAAGCTCTGCTAAAATAAAAGAAAGAGTTTTAAAAGCCCGAGAGATACAGAAAAAGCGGTTTAAGGGCTCAAAAATCTCGTTCAACGGCCAGATGGGAAGAAAAGAAGTTAAAAAGTTCTGCAAGCTTACACCGGAAGCCGAAGAGCTCCTTAACCATGCAGTTTCAACCTTAGGCCTTTCAGCCAGAGCCTACAACAGAGTTTTAAAGGTTTCCAGAACAATCGCGGACTTAGAGGGTTCGGATAAAATCCTTCCTCACCATGTTGCCGAAGCTCTGAGTTATAGGGAATGA
- a CDS encoding ribonuclease HII, whose product MDDQEIISIEKSLWSKGYRFVAGVDEAGRGPLAGPVVAAAVVFSPHVKPFLFRDSKKLTKRERERLFREILKSAYAVGVGFADSTEIDELNIYRATLLAAERAIEELPLKPDYLITDYLKIPKFAGRLIAIPKGDERSFSCACASVVAKVVRDFIMEELHTLFPNYGFNKHKGYPTKTHYGAVRSFGLSPVHRRSFGKLSQERENGGNSGFPASTEERLLYYREKLQVLLRRAGLSGLPQGE is encoded by the coding sequence GTGGATGACCAAGAAATAATCTCCATAGAGAAGAGCCTGTGGTCTAAGGGCTACAGGTTCGTTGCCGGAGTTGACGAGGCGGGGAGGGGCCCGCTGGCAGGTCCGGTTGTGGCGGCCGCGGTGGTTTTCTCCCCCCACGTTAAACCTTTCCTGTTCAGGGACTCAAAAAAATTAACAAAACGGGAGAGGGAAAGGTTATTTAGGGAAATCCTCAAGAGCGCATACGCCGTAGGTGTAGGTTTTGCAGATTCTACCGAAATCGATGAGTTAAACATCTACAGGGCCACCCTGCTCGCAGCGGAAAGGGCCATAGAGGAGCTCCCTTTGAAACCCGACTACCTGATAACCGACTACTTGAAGATTCCGAAGTTTGCAGGCAGGCTCATCGCGATACCGAAGGGCGACGAGAGGAGCTTCTCCTGCGCCTGCGCAAGCGTTGTGGCAAAGGTGGTTAGGGATTTCATAATGGAGGAGCTTCACACCCTCTTCCCCAACTACGGTTTCAACAAACACAAAGGCTACCCCACAAAGACCCACTACGGCGCCGTTAGGAGCTTCGGACTATCGCCGGTTCACAGGAGGAGCTTTGGGAAGCTCTCACAGGAGAGGGAAAACGGGGGAAATAGCGGCTTCCCTGCATCTACAGAGGAAAGGCTACTCTATTATCGAGAGAAACTACAGGTGCTCCTGCGGAGAGCTGGACTTAGTGGCCTACCACAAGGAGAGTAA